Proteins from one Megalopta genalis isolate 19385.01 chromosome 1, iyMegGena1_principal, whole genome shotgun sequence genomic window:
- the LOC143263804 gene encoding eukaryotic initiation factor 4A-III-like isoform X1, producing MAEVKSRRVAQTEDLSNVEFETSEDVEVIPTFDNMGLRDELLRGIYAYGFEKPSAIQQRSVKPIMKGRDVIAQAQSGTGKTATFSIAILQSLDTQVRETQVLVLSPTRELATQIQKVILALGDFMNVQCHACIGGTNLGEDIRKLDYGQHVVSGTPGRVFDMIERRVLRTRAIKMLVLDESDEMLNKGFKEQIYDVYRYLPPATQVVLVSATLPHEILEMTSKFMTDPVRILVKRDELTLEGMKQFFVAVEREEEKFDTLCDLYDILTITQAVIFCNTKRKVDWLTEKMREANFEERDNIRKEFRSGQSRVLITTDVWARGIDVQQVSLVINYDLPNNRELYIHRIGRSGRFGRKGVSISFVKTDDIRILRDIEQYYSTQIDEMPMNVAVLIDDCIN from the exons atGGCGGAAGTAAAATCACGTCGCGTCGCTCAAACAGAAGATTTATCAAATGTTGAGTTTGAAACCAGTGAAGATGTGGAGGTCATTCCCACATTTGATAATATGGGACTCAGAGATGAATTATTACGAGGAATCTATGCCTACG GTTTCGAGAAACCTTCTGCTATTCAGCAAAGGTCCGTCAAGCCCATAATGAAAGGACGAGACGTAATTGCACAAGCCCAATCTGGTACAGGAAAGACAGCGACATTTTCGATTGCTATACTGCAGTCTTTAGATACACAAGTTAGAGAAACACAAGTCTTGGTACTTTCTCCTACGAGAGAATTGGCAACTCAAATACAAAAGGTTATCCTGGCATTGGGCGATTTTATGAATGTACAGTGTCATGCATGTATTGGAGGTACCAATCTAGGAGAAGACATTAGAAAATTAGATTATGGACAACATGTTGTATCCGGAACACCTGGCAGAGTATTTG ATATGATAGAAAGAAGAGTTCTCAGGACAAGGGCAATTAAGATGCTAGTCCTTGATGAATCAGATGAAATGTTAAACAAAGGTTTTAAGGAACAAATTTATGATGTATACAGATATTTGCCTCCTGCGACACAAGTAGTATTAGTATCTGCTACATTACCACATGAAATTCTTGAAATGACTAGTAAATTTATGACAGATCCAGTTCGTATTTTAGTTAAACG CGATGAATTGACATTGGAAGGAATGAAGCAGTTCTTTGTTGCTGTAGAAAGGGAGGAAGAGAAATTTGATACGTTATGTGATTTGTACGATATACTGACAATAACACAGGCTGTAATCTTTTGCAACACCAAGCGTAAAGTAGATTGGTTGACAGAAAAAATGAGAGAAGCTAATTTTGAAGAAAGGGACAACATTAGGAAAGAGTTCAGATCTGGTCAAAG tcGTGTACTAATAACAACTGATGTCTGGGCAAGAGGAATAGATGTACAACAAGTATCCCTTGTAATCAATTATGACTTACCCAACAATCGTGAGTTATACATTCATAGAATAGGTCGGTCAGGTCGTTTTGGCAGAAAGGGTGTTTCTATAAGTTTTGTTAAAACTGACGACATCAGGATTCTGCGAGACATCGAACAATATTATTCCACACAAATTGATGAGATGCCGATGAATGTAGCGGTTTTAATAGACGACTGTATTAACTAA
- the LOC143263799 gene encoding transcription elongation factor SPT5-like, protein MSDSEKSNVSDNESEHEDSGSESEQDENRSVKSAAESDAGSVEERSRSVPRSRSSSGTRSTSSSSSSRSSRSSSTSSSEDSSEDEAEEAKSGDEREDSAEPEHSCSDEHSCSDEHSCSDEHSCFPEQEPEQEPEQEPEQEPEQEPEQESEQESEQEPEQEPEQEPEGKDSDGSSECDEEEEEEDDDRSRKRTKRNKYGGFIIDEAEVDDEVEDDDEWEEGVHEIGIVRNEVDEVGPTAREIEGRRRETSLWDSRKEDEIEEYLTKKYADESVAARHFGDGGEEMSDEITQKSLLPGVKDPNLWMVKCRIGEEKATAFLLMRKFITYQTTNEPLQIKSVVAPEGLKGCIYVEAYKQAHVKAAIEDVGSLKMSIWKQQMVPIKEMTDVLRVVKQQTGLRAKQWVRLKRGTYKDDIAQVDYVDLTQNQVHLKLLPRIDYTRPRGALKTEECESEALKRKKKRRPAAKPFDPEAIRAIGGEVTSDGDFLIFEGNRYSRKGFLYKNFKTSAIIAEGVKPTLSELETFEEAPEGVEIDLSGGPVSGNKEDTAVTHSFSTGDNVEVCEGELANLQGKIVSIDGNKIMVMPKHEELKEALECQASELKKYFKMGDHVKVIAGRYVGETGLIIRVDENRVILFPDLSMHELEVLPTDLQLCPDVATGVDSLGQFELGDLVHLDAQTVGVIVRLGRENFHVLSMHGKVIEARPQGLKKRWESKNTFALDSQQNVIRKDIVKVVDGPHAGRDGRIRHLYRNFAFLYSRMFVDNGGMFVCKTRHLELCGGNKSGMNSMTPVAGFMSPRIASPMHPSGSGFARGGGSGGGGGRGGGSSEGRGDGSGGSRGDGSGGSRGGGSGGSRGGGSGGDSGGSSGGGRGRGRGGGRGGGSGGGSGGCRGGRNYGGGFSRDRELIGTSIKITGGPYKGNIGIVKDTIPDGAVRVELHSSCQTIAVNRSHIANVNVTSRDGGFSSYSSNRTPAYVAGSQTPMYARDGSKTPTYGSQTPMYENGSRTPHYGSMTPSQDGSRTPGQSGAWDPAVI, encoded by the exons ATGTCGGATTCAGAGAAGAGTAATGTTTCGGATAATGAGAGCGAACATGAAGACAGTGGCAGCGAAAGCGAACAGGATGAAAATCGTTCTGTGAAGTCTGCAGCTGAGAGCGATGCTGGCAGCGTCGAAGAAAGATCACGCAGCGTTCCCCGGAGTAGAAGTTCATCTGGAACACGTTCAACAAGTTCCAGCAGCTCCTCCCGGTCATCACGGTCTTCGTCGACGTCTAG ttcGGAGGATAGCAGTGAAGACGAAGCAGAAGAAGCTAAGTCTGGAGATGAGAGAGAAGATTCAGCAGAACCAGAACATTCTTGTTCTGACGAACATTCTTGTTCTGACGAACATTCTTGTTCTGACGAACATTCTTGTTTTCcagaacaagaaccagaacaagaaccagaacaagaaccagaacaagaaccagaacaagaaccagaacaagaatCAGAACAAGAATcagaacaagaaccagaacaagaaccagaacaagaaccagaag GGAAAGATTCGGATGGAAGCAGTGAATGTGatgaagaggaggaggaagaagatgATGACAGATCTcgaaagagaacaaaaagaaacaagtaCGGCGGCTTCATCATAGACGAGGCTGAAGTAGATGACGAAGTCGAGGATGACGACGAATGGGAAGAGGGTGTACACGAAATTGGTATCGTAAGGAACGAAGTAGATGAGGTGGGGCCTACAGCTAGGGAAATTGAAGGAAGACGCAGAGAAACTAGTTTGTGGGA CTCTCGGAAAGAAGATGAGATAGAGGAATACTTGACGAAGAAGTATGCAGACGAGTCTGTGGCAGCTCGCCATTTCGGAGATGGTGGCGAAGAGATGAGTGATGAAATCACTCAAAAGTCTTTACTGCCAGGAGTAAAAGATCCTAATTTATGGATGGTAAAATGCCGCATTGGAGAGGAGAAGGCGACTGCGTTTCTACTTATGCGGAAGTTCATAACGTATCAAACGACAA ATGAACCACTTCAGATTAAATCTGTTGTCGCGCCTGAGGGTTTAAAGGGTTGTATTTACGTCGAGGCTTACAAACAGGCGCATGTAAAAGCCGCTATCGAGGATGTGGGAAGTTTAAAAATGAGTATCTGGAAGCAACAAATGGTACCGATTAAGGAAATGACTGATGTGTTACGCGTGGTCAAACAACAGACAGGACTGAGAGCAAAGCAGTGGGTCAGATTGAAGAGGGGCACTTACAAAGACGACATAGCGCAAGTGGATTACGTTGATTTGACACAGAATCAGGTTCACTTGAAGCTATTACCTAGAATCGACTATACAAGGCCTCGCGGGGCTTTGAAAACTGAGGAATGTGAATCCGAAGCTCTGAaacggaaaaagaaaagaagaccaGCAGCAAAGCCGTTTGACCCTGAAGCTATTCGAGCAATTGGTGGAGAAGTTACTAGTGACGGTGATTTCTTGATATTCGAGGGAAACAGATACAGCAGAAAGGG ATTCCTGtacaaaaattttaaaacaaGCGCCATCATCGCGGAAGGTGTAAAACCAACCCTCTCCGAATTGGAAACATTTGAAGAAGCTCCCGAAGGTGTTGAAATAGATTTAAGCGGAGGTCCAGTATCTGGAAACAAAGAGGACACTGCTGTGACACATTCCTTCAGTACTGGTGACAATGTCGAAGTGTGCGAGGGTGAATTGGCCAACTTGCAAGGGAAGATCGTTTCGATAGACGGAAACAAGATAATGGTCATGCCAAAACATGAAGAGCTAAAGGAAGCATTAGAATGTCAAGCGTCAGAGTTGAAAAAATACTTCAAAATGGGAGATCACGTGAAA GTTATTGCCGGGAGGTACGTAGGTGAAACAGGTCTAATCATTCGGGTGGATGAAAATAGAGTGATTTTATTCCCCGATCTGTCGATGCACGAGCTCGAGGTCCTTCCTACAGATTTGCAACTTTGTCCCGACGTGGCAACCGGTGTGGACAGCTTAGGTCAGTTCGAGTTGGGCGATTTAGTACACTTGGACGCACAGACAGTAGGTGTAATTGTCCGTCTTGGACGCGAGAACTTCCATGTTCTGTCCATGCATGGAAAAGTGATTGAAGCTAGACCTCAAGGCTTAAAAAAACGTTGGGAGAGCAAAAACACGTTTGCGTTAGATTCACAGCAAAATGTGATACGAAAAGACATTGTGAAAGTGGTGGATGGGCCCCACGCCGGAAGAGATGGGAGAATAAGACATCTCTATAGAAACTTTGCGTTTCTATATTCGAGGATGTTCGTGGACAACGGCGGAATGTTCGTTTGCAAGACGAGACATTTGGAACTGTGTGGCGGGAACAAGTCTGGCATGAATTCTATGACACCGGTGGCAGGATTCATGTCACCGAGAATAGCTTCGCCGATGCATCCTAGCGG AAGTGGCTTTGCCAGAGGCGGTGGCAGTGGTGGAGGTGGAGGCAGAGGCGGTGGCAGTAGCGAAGGCAGAGGCGACGGCAGTGGTGGAAGCAGAGGCGACGGCAGTGGTGGGAGCAGAGGCGGTGGCAGTGGCGGAAGCAGAGGCGGTGGCAGTGGTGGAGACAGTGGCGGTAGTAGTGGAGGTGGCagaggtagaggcagaggtGGTGGCAGAGGTGGAGGCAGCGGTGGCGGCAGTGGTGGGTGCAGAGGCGGCAGAAACTACGGTGGCGGATTCAGCCGAGACAGAGAACTGATAGGAACCTCCATAAAGATAACCGGTGGACCATACAAAGGAAATATCGGGATTGTAAAGGATACCATCCCAGACGGGGCAGTGCGTGTGGAGTTGCATTCCTCCTGCCAGACAATCGCCGTGAACAGATCGCATATTGCGAATGTCAATGTGACGAGCAGAGATGGTGGCTTCAGCAGCTACAGCAGCAACAGAACACCAGCTTACGTTGCCGGCAGTCAAACTCCGATGTATGCCAGAGATGGATCGAAAACACCTACGTATGGTTCACAGACACCTATGTATGAGA ATGGTTCTCGTACACCTCATTACGGCTCGATGACACCGTCCCAGGACGGCTCACGAACGCCGGGACAATCAGGGGCCTGGGACCCAGcggttatataa
- the LOC143263804 gene encoding eukaryotic initiation factor 4A-III-like isoform X2, producing MKGRDVIAQAQSGTGKTATFSIAILQSLDTQVRETQVLVLSPTRELATQIQKVILALGDFMNVQCHACIGGTNLGEDIRKLDYGQHVVSGTPGRVFDMIERRVLRTRAIKMLVLDESDEMLNKGFKEQIYDVYRYLPPATQVVLVSATLPHEILEMTSKFMTDPVRILVKRDELTLEGMKQFFVAVEREEEKFDTLCDLYDILTITQAVIFCNTKRKVDWLTEKMREANFEERDNIRKEFRSGQSRVLITTDVWARGIDVQQVSLVINYDLPNNRELYIHRIGRSGRFGRKGVSISFVKTDDIRILRDIEQYYSTQIDEMPMNVAVLIDDCIN from the exons ATGAAAGGACGAGACGTAATTGCACAAGCCCAATCTGGTACAGGAAAGACAGCGACATTTTCGATTGCTATACTGCAGTCTTTAGATACACAAGTTAGAGAAACACAAGTCTTGGTACTTTCTCCTACGAGAGAATTGGCAACTCAAATACAAAAGGTTATCCTGGCATTGGGCGATTTTATGAATGTACAGTGTCATGCATGTATTGGAGGTACCAATCTAGGAGAAGACATTAGAAAATTAGATTATGGACAACATGTTGTATCCGGAACACCTGGCAGAGTATTTG ATATGATAGAAAGAAGAGTTCTCAGGACAAGGGCAATTAAGATGCTAGTCCTTGATGAATCAGATGAAATGTTAAACAAAGGTTTTAAGGAACAAATTTATGATGTATACAGATATTTGCCTCCTGCGACACAAGTAGTATTAGTATCTGCTACATTACCACATGAAATTCTTGAAATGACTAGTAAATTTATGACAGATCCAGTTCGTATTTTAGTTAAACG CGATGAATTGACATTGGAAGGAATGAAGCAGTTCTTTGTTGCTGTAGAAAGGGAGGAAGAGAAATTTGATACGTTATGTGATTTGTACGATATACTGACAATAACACAGGCTGTAATCTTTTGCAACACCAAGCGTAAAGTAGATTGGTTGACAGAAAAAATGAGAGAAGCTAATTTTGAAGAAAGGGACAACATTAGGAAAGAGTTCAGATCTGGTCAAAG tcGTGTACTAATAACAACTGATGTCTGGGCAAGAGGAATAGATGTACAACAAGTATCCCTTGTAATCAATTATGACTTACCCAACAATCGTGAGTTATACATTCATAGAATAGGTCGGTCAGGTCGTTTTGGCAGAAAGGGTGTTTCTATAAGTTTTGTTAAAACTGACGACATCAGGATTCTGCGAGACATCGAACAATATTATTCCACACAAATTGATGAGATGCCGATGAATGTAGCGGTTTTAATAGACGACTGTATTAACTAA